From a single Desulfatibacillum aliphaticivorans DSM 15576 genomic region:
- a CDS encoding sigma-54 interaction domain-containing protein yields MGKDEMARYTTVFRQVSEVLNRVEARKLFPEIVAQSKAMRQVLSQIKRVAPTDSTVLITGESGTGKELVADSIHRHSQRNGRRFVKINCAAIPETLLESELFGYEKGAFTGAEARKPGKFEQANGGTVFLDEIGDMPLETQAKILRVLEEKEVDRLGGMRPVPVDVRVVAATNRNIQEMVDNNEFREDLFFRLNVFPIQLPPLRERPEDIPFLVEAFLSHSDKEASVSPQAMHILCAHPWHGNVRELRNVVESALLYSQKIVEPEHLPPALSGSMAIPTPVGVFISGEEESLDLDYRLQELEKGILVEALKRSDGVQAQAARLLGIKERSLWHRVKKYGIDVSQIRRHTRQ; encoded by the coding sequence TTGGGAAAGGACGAAATGGCCCGGTATACAACGGTTTTCAGGCAGGTAAGCGAGGTTTTGAATCGCGTGGAGGCCAGGAAGCTATTCCCTGAAATCGTGGCCCAAAGCAAAGCCATGCGCCAGGTTCTTTCCCAGATAAAACGGGTGGCCCCGACCGACTCCACTGTTTTGATAACAGGGGAAAGCGGAACCGGCAAGGAACTGGTCGCCGACAGCATTCACAGGCACAGCCAGCGTAATGGAAGGCGTTTCGTGAAAATCAACTGCGCCGCCATCCCTGAAACCCTGCTGGAAAGCGAATTGTTCGGGTATGAGAAAGGCGCTTTTACAGGAGCGGAGGCCCGCAAGCCCGGGAAGTTTGAACAAGCCAACGGCGGCACGGTTTTTCTGGACGAAATCGGGGACATGCCCCTGGAAACCCAGGCGAAAATTTTAAGGGTCCTGGAGGAAAAGGAAGTGGACAGGCTTGGGGGGATGCGCCCCGTCCCCGTGGATGTACGGGTTGTCGCCGCCACCAATAGAAATATTCAGGAAATGGTCGATAATAATGAATTTCGGGAGGACCTGTTTTTTCGTTTGAATGTCTTTCCCATCCAATTGCCGCCCTTACGGGAGCGGCCGGAGGACATTCCTTTTTTGGTGGAGGCCTTTTTATCGCATTCCGATAAAGAGGCCTCGGTGTCTCCCCAGGCCATGCACATTTTATGCGCCCATCCATGGCACGGCAACGTGAGGGAGTTAAGAAACGTTGTTGAAAGCGCCCTGCTGTACAGCCAAAAAATCGTGGAGCCTGAACATCTGCCTCCGGCCCTTTCCGGCAGCATGGCGATCCCGACGCCTGTCGGGGTGTTTATTTCCGGGGAGGAGGAATCCCTGGACTTGGATTATCGGCTGCAGGAGTTGGAAAAAGGGATTTTGGTGGAGGCCTTAAAGCGATCGGACGGAGTGCAGGCTCAGGCCGCCCGTTTGTTGGGAATCAAGGAGAGGAGTCTTTGGCATCGGGTGAAGAAGTACGGAATTGATGTTTCCCAAATTCGCCGCCACACGCGCCAATAG
- a CDS encoding RNA polymerase sigma factor, whose amino-acid sequence MDQEEERQAVLDVKAGATDRFALLVDAHKGALFNLAWRMTGSRSDAEDLVQEIFVRAFRNLGSFDAEKRFFPWLYTIGINLIRSRLKAVSRRRRVLQDQEKEGAKEASPEEAFLAKERADQVQAALLKLNTGQREALLLRYSQGLTYDEIADILRISNSAAKMRAARGLDRLRSILPETLLDKG is encoded by the coding sequence ATGGACCAGGAAGAGGAAAGACAGGCCGTTTTGGATGTCAAAGCGGGCGCAACCGATCGCTTCGCCCTCTTGGTGGACGCGCACAAAGGGGCGCTGTTCAACCTGGCCTGGCGCATGACCGGCAGCCGCTCCGACGCCGAAGACCTTGTTCAGGAAATATTTGTGCGGGCTTTTCGCAATCTTGGATCCTTTGACGCTGAAAAGCGTTTTTTCCCCTGGTTATACACCATCGGAATCAACCTGATACGAAGCCGCCTCAAGGCTGTTTCCAGGAGACGCCGGGTTTTGCAGGACCAGGAAAAGGAAGGGGCGAAAGAAGCCAGTCCCGAGGAGGCCTTTTTGGCAAAGGAAAGGGCTGACCAGGTGCAGGCCGCTTTGCTGAAATTAAATACGGGACAGCGCGAGGCCTTGCTCCTACGCTATTCTCAAGGCCTGACCTATGATGAGATTGCGGACATTTTACGCATCTCCAACAGCGCTGCAAAAATGCGGGCGGCCCGAGGGCTGGACCGCTTGCGTTCCATTTTACCGGAAACCTTGTTGGACAAAGGCTGA
- a CDS encoding lysylphosphatidylglycerol synthase domain-containing protein: MMETSPETVSGAKPGKAPKWCGRALLLLVLSFVGWVIFRHARELGAYTLNISPAYLALSILCCAAGYLANLAVWIRLAAAFDIREDFVTTGRAWLLSRMGRHVPGKVTILLVRFNQYKNHPNNAITAATITEHLSSTAASGLIVTLAVTWGSVDVPVSLQWISGLGALAMLVSLTPWVMPFMLRLVFRLAKKAPPEKYPPYSMVLRLVGAYGVPALLTGASFFFLIRALYSVEWQHFLVVAGVYYGAMLIGMAALFAPAGIGVREGIIFLILPVIIPQPVVIAAAIGMRLIDTCTEAALGGGFWLVSQLLEKRHPH, translated from the coding sequence ATGATGGAGACTAGCCCGGAAACGGTCTCCGGCGCAAAACCGGGAAAGGCCCCCAAGTGGTGCGGCAGGGCCTTGCTCTTGCTTGTGCTCTCTTTTGTGGGATGGGTTATTTTCCGGCACGCCAGGGAGCTTGGCGCCTATACGCTCAATATCTCGCCCGCCTATCTTGCACTGAGCATATTGTGCTGCGCTGCAGGGTATTTGGCCAACCTGGCGGTTTGGATCAGGCTGGCCGCGGCCTTCGACATCCGAGAGGATTTCGTGACCACCGGCAGGGCCTGGCTGCTCTCCCGCATGGGCAGGCACGTCCCCGGCAAAGTGACGATTTTGCTGGTCCGGTTCAATCAGTATAAAAACCACCCCAACAACGCCATTACAGCGGCCACCATTACCGAGCACCTGTCCAGCACGGCCGCCTCGGGACTCATCGTAACCCTGGCCGTGACCTGGGGGTCTGTGGACGTTCCTGTGAGCCTCCAGTGGATTTCCGGTCTGGGCGCCCTGGCCATGCTGGTCAGTCTGACGCCCTGGGTCATGCCCTTTATGCTGCGCCTGGTTTTTCGCCTGGCAAAAAAGGCTCCGCCGGAAAAATATCCGCCCTACAGCATGGTTCTGCGGCTGGTCGGGGCATACGGAGTTCCCGCCTTGCTGACCGGCGCCTCTTTCTTTTTTCTGATAAGGGCGCTATATAGCGTGGAATGGCAGCATTTTTTGGTGGTTGCAGGCGTCTACTACGGCGCCATGCTTATTGGGATGGCGGCGCTGTTCGCGCCCGCCGGCATAGGCGTCCGGGAGGGGATTATCTTTCTGATTTTGCCGGTCATCATCCCGCAGCCGGTGGTGATCGCCGCAGCCATCGGCATGCGCTTGATCGACACCTGCACGGAAGCCGCCCTGGGAGGGGGATTCTGGCTTGTTTCACAATTACTTGAAAAAAGGCATCCGCATTAG
- a CDS encoding glycosyltransferase family 2 protein, producing the protein MTHLQEEAISVSVIMPAYEEEQAIGKIVERVRKVMEQLGLSHEIIVVNDGSKDQTAQMALAAGARVCTHPYNMGNGAAVKTGIRHAKGDSIVLMDADGQHPPEEIPRLLEKLGPYDLVVGARSTGTQASMHRSFANAVYNQLASYVSDRKIEDLTSGFRAVKTPIAKEFVNLLPNTFSYPTTLTLAVIRTGYSLVYVPFAAPAREGKSKIKIFRDGARFFLIILKIATLFAPLKIFLPASLLMFLTGLGYGLFKIFVLHTRYGPTSAMLMTIAVVVFLMGLISEQVTQLRFDHMGRVISSEKADDGD; encoded by the coding sequence ATGACGCACCTTCAAGAGGAAGCAATTTCCGTATCCGTGATTATGCCCGCCTATGAAGAGGAACAAGCCATCGGCAAAATCGTGGAAAGAGTCCGAAAAGTCATGGAGCAACTGGGCCTGTCCCACGAGATTATTGTGGTGAACGACGGGTCCAAGGACCAAACGGCCCAGATGGCCCTTGCGGCCGGCGCCCGGGTTTGCACCCATCCCTATAACATGGGCAACGGCGCGGCCGTCAAAACGGGCATTCGTCACGCCAAGGGAGACTCCATTGTTCTCATGGACGCGGACGGTCAGCACCCGCCGGAGGAAATCCCCCGGCTGTTGGAAAAGCTGGGGCCTTACGACCTGGTGGTGGGGGCGCGGTCCACGGGCACTCAGGCCAGCATGCACCGCAGTTTCGCCAACGCCGTGTACAACCAACTGGCGTCTTACGTCAGCGACCGGAAAATCGAAGACCTGACCTCGGGCTTCCGGGCCGTCAAAACGCCCATCGCCAAAGAGTTCGTCAACCTGCTGCCCAATACCTTTTCGTACCCCACCACCCTGACCCTGGCGGTCATCCGGACCGGTTACAGCCTGGTGTATGTGCCTTTTGCGGCCCCGGCGAGGGAAGGAAAAAGCAAGATAAAAATTTTCAGGGACGGAGCCCGGTTTTTCCTGATCATCCTGAAAATCGCCACCCTGTTCGCCCCCTTGAAAATCTTTTTGCCCGCCAGCCTGCTCATGTTCTTGACGGGCCTGGGTTACGGGCTTTTTAAAATTTTTGTGCTGCACACAAGATACGGCCCCACCTCGGCCATGCTCATGACCATCGCCGTGGTGGTTTTTTTGATGGGCCTCATATCCGAACAGGTGACCCAACTGCGCTTCGACCACATGGGCCGGGTGATTTCCAGCGAAAAGGCAGATGATGGAGACTAG
- a CDS encoding ExeA family protein: protein MDYFQLLDLKKEPFSNSPDPEFFYGSRQHLGCLQKLELSVRLRRGLNVITADVGMGKTTLCRQLIRRFSADKDVRTHLLLDPACSSAHEFLCIIAQMFNLPVDPEKDTERRLKEKIKGYLFEQGVEKDKVIALIIDEGQKLPYHCTEVLREFLNYETNSNKLLQIIIFAQTEFDQILQEHPNFADRVSLYHKLSPLSYKETKALVQFRLREAAEGVVPAIFSESGFWAVYQSTGGYPRKIVELGYRVLLALIVQSRRKANWRLVRSCAKRGTPIKRQERTLRPVFTGLLIAAIALGLSVASKEDVASLWKRFSPQSNVELMSAAPAAVAPKPAVKPPAVKQAAAPPAAPAVSAVASSAPETPEQPAQEAPGPADAASIAEEEPLIAESQLEEPPRAQPLYAAVKEPVAAPAAAKPEPAVFPAGLVSMWGGRFTDYSQIIFWFDKEVAFEGPALHSREAEFRFFNAVSKVASYREYSSFPGWVMLKKRDGDVQARIGLPANLEGIEHFVEHDPFRIIVNLYHYQQPRVEDKS, encoded by the coding sequence ATGGATTATTTTCAACTGCTGGACTTGAAGAAGGAGCCTTTTTCCAACTCTCCGGACCCTGAGTTTTTTTACGGGTCGCGGCAACACTTGGGGTGCCTCCAAAAACTGGAACTCTCCGTCCGCCTTCGCCGCGGGCTGAACGTGATCACGGCGGACGTGGGCATGGGCAAAACCACCCTATGCCGCCAGCTTATCAGGCGCTTCTCCGCGGATAAGGACGTCCGGACCCATCTCTTGCTGGACCCTGCGTGCTCCTCAGCCCACGAGTTTTTATGCATCATCGCCCAGATGTTCAATCTTCCGGTAGACCCGGAAAAGGATACGGAACGGCGCCTCAAAGAAAAAATTAAGGGATACCTGTTCGAACAAGGCGTGGAAAAGGATAAGGTCATAGCCCTCATTATCGACGAAGGGCAAAAGCTCCCCTACCACTGTACGGAAGTGCTTCGGGAGTTTTTGAATTACGAGACCAATTCCAACAAGCTGCTTCAAATCATCATTTTTGCGCAAACGGAATTTGACCAGATTCTTCAGGAACACCCTAATTTTGCCGACCGGGTCAGCCTTTACCACAAACTTTCGCCCCTTTCCTATAAGGAAACCAAGGCGTTGGTGCAGTTCCGGCTCCGAGAGGCCGCGGAAGGCGTTGTGCCCGCCATCTTTTCCGAAAGCGGTTTTTGGGCCGTATATCAATCCACGGGAGGATATCCCCGGAAAATTGTGGAACTGGGATACAGGGTGCTGCTCGCCCTGATCGTACAAAGCAGACGGAAGGCGAACTGGCGCCTGGTGCGCTCCTGCGCCAAACGGGGAACGCCGATCAAACGCCAGGAGCGAACTTTAAGGCCTGTGTTTACCGGGCTGCTTATCGCAGCCATTGCCTTGGGGCTCAGCGTGGCGTCCAAGGAGGATGTTGCGAGTCTTTGGAAACGCTTTTCGCCGCAATCAAACGTGGAACTGATGTCGGCCGCCCCGGCGGCGGTCGCCCCCAAACCGGCGGTCAAGCCCCCGGCCGTCAAGCAGGCTGCGGCGCCCCCGGCCGCTCCCGCTGTTTCGGCGGTTGCATCGTCAGCCCCCGAGACGCCTGAGCAGCCAGCCCAGGAGGCGCCCGGCCCTGCAGATGCCGCTTCCATTGCGGAGGAAGAGCCTTTGATTGCTGAATCCCAGCTTGAGGAGCCGCCCCGGGCTCAGCCCTTATACGCCGCCGTCAAAGAGCCTGTAGCGGCGCCGGCGGCCGCCAAACCCGAACCGGCGGTTTTTCCGGCCGGTCTGGTCAGTATGTGGGGAGGGCGTTTTACCGATTACTCCCAGATAATTTTTTGGTTCGATAAGGAAGTTGCTTTTGAAGGGCCGGCGCTCCATTCCCGGGAAGCGGAATTCCGCTTTTTTAACGCCGTGAGCAAGGTGGCTTCCTATAGGGAATACTCCAGTTTTCCAGGCTGGGTGATGTTGAAAAAGAGGGATGGAGACGTCCAGGCGCGCATCGGATTGCCTGCCAATCTGGAAGGAATCGAACACTTTGTGGAACATGATCCTTTTCGCATAATCGTCAACTTATATCATTACCAACAGCCCCGTGTAGAGGATAAGAGCTGA
- a CDS encoding type IV pilin protein, producing the protein MLNKWKKKVRGQEGFTLIEIIAVLVILGILAAVAVPKYFDLQEDAAKGAAEGAVAEGISRINQHFGEAILGGSTVGEVTYDSTTLGTDAGDFDLSYSGGDANGAGPIVVTATGNTGPVDGYTASASVPRPGSV; encoded by the coding sequence ATGTTGAACAAATGGAAGAAAAAAGTCAGAGGCCAAGAGGGCTTCACCCTCATCGAAATCATCGCGGTTCTGGTCATCCTGGGCATCCTGGCCGCCGTGGCCGTGCCCAAGTACTTTGATTTGCAAGAGGATGCTGCAAAGGGTGCCGCGGAAGGCGCAGTGGCTGAAGGGATTTCCAGAATCAACCAGCACTTCGGCGAAGCAATTTTAGGGGGATCCACAGTTGGTGAAGTGACGTATGACAGCACCACTCTGGGGACAGATGCAGGTGATTTTGATCTTTCATATTCTGGTGGGGATGCCAATGGAGCAGGTCCGATTGTTGTGACTGCAACCGGCAACACTGGTCCGGTCGACGGATACACCGCATCAGCCTCTGTTCCCCGTCCGGGAAGCGTATAA
- a CDS encoding GspE/PulE family protein, which translates to MRIRKRLGELLVEGGLLTDEQLKDALAQHKKSGMKLGKFLVQRGIVREDAMIDAVASQLKIDRYRADKYPVNAELASVIPMDMAQRNQLVPLAKKPHLLTVGMTDPMDIESLDAIEIYTNTEVEAVICTERELTQLISSLYGFSSLADGMEEVQGLEMGPESQVQEESADTEIEVQSLAGMVDEAPVVRLVNSILSQAIREGASDVHIGPEKTYSHVRYRIDGKLHEVPAPPKSLLMPVISRIKILSNMDIATTRIPQDGRFTLKMENREINVRASTVPTIYGENLVLRLLDMSSGIYSLHELGMNKDDRAKIESVIVKPYGMILSTGPTGSGKSTSLYAILQALNKPDINIITVEDPVEYRLEKIKQIQLNRKAGMTFASGLRAILRQDPDVIMVGEIRDGETASIAVQAALTGHRVLSTLHTNDSAGAVTRLVDMGIEPFLVSSVLLVSFAQRLVRTVCTGCQESYIPTEESLAAWGLSQADVAGVDFKRGKGCAMCMQTGFKGRTGIFEVLKNDEAIQDLISRRDSSQEIARSARSAGKMRFLKEDALDKVFAGRTTLEEAASAVMT; encoded by the coding sequence ATGAGAATCAGAAAAAGACTGGGCGAGCTACTGGTTGAGGGGGGGCTTTTAACCGACGAACAACTGAAGGACGCCCTGGCCCAGCACAAAAAGTCCGGCATGAAACTTGGCAAGTTCCTGGTGCAGCGCGGCATCGTGCGGGAAGACGCCATGATCGACGCGGTGGCCTCCCAGTTGAAAATCGACCGGTACAGGGCCGACAAATACCCGGTGAACGCCGAGTTGGCCTCGGTCATCCCCATGGACATGGCCCAGAGGAATCAGTTGGTCCCCCTTGCCAAAAAGCCCCACCTGCTGACCGTCGGCATGACGGACCCCATGGACATTGAAAGCCTGGACGCCATCGAAATTTACACCAACACCGAGGTCGAGGCCGTCATTTGTACGGAACGGGAGCTGACTCAGCTGATTAGCAGCCTGTACGGCTTTTCCTCTTTAGCCGACGGCATGGAAGAAGTGCAGGGCCTGGAAATGGGGCCGGAATCCCAGGTTCAGGAAGAATCTGCGGATACGGAAATCGAAGTGCAGTCCCTGGCCGGCATGGTGGACGAAGCCCCGGTCGTCAGGCTGGTGAACTCCATTCTGTCCCAGGCCATCCGGGAGGGGGCCTCGGATGTGCACATAGGACCCGAGAAGACTTACTCCCACGTTCGTTACCGCATTGACGGGAAATTGCACGAGGTGCCTGCGCCTCCCAAATCCCTGCTTATGCCAGTGATTTCGCGCATCAAGATTCTCAGCAACATGGACATTGCAACCACCCGCATTCCCCAGGACGGCAGGTTCACCCTGAAAATGGAGAATCGCGAGATCAATGTCCGCGCCTCCACCGTGCCCACCATCTACGGAGAAAATCTGGTTCTCAGGCTTTTGGACATGAGCAGCGGCATCTATTCCCTGCACGAGTTGGGCATGAACAAGGATGACCGCGCCAAGATTGAGAGCGTTATCGTCAAGCCCTACGGGATGATTCTTTCCACCGGCCCCACGGGCAGCGGTAAAAGCACCAGTCTTTACGCCATTCTCCAGGCATTGAACAAGCCGGACATCAACATCATCACCGTGGAAGACCCGGTGGAATACCGCCTGGAAAAAATCAAGCAGATCCAGCTGAACCGCAAGGCGGGCATGACCTTCGCCAGCGGTTTGCGGGCCATCCTGCGCCAGGACCCTGACGTCATCATGGTCGGCGAAATCCGGGACGGCGAAACCGCCTCCATCGCGGTCCAGGCCGCCCTCACCGGCCACAGGGTGTTGTCCACCCTGCACACCAACGACTCGGCCGGCGCCGTCACCCGTTTGGTGGACATGGGCATCGAGCCCTTCCTGGTCTCCTCGGTGCTTTTGGTATCCTTCGCTCAGCGCCTGGTGCGCACCGTTTGCACGGGCTGCCAGGAGAGCTACATCCCCACCGAAGAAAGTCTGGCGGCCTGGGGGCTTTCCCAGGCGGACGTGGCGGGAGTGGACTTCAAAAGGGGCAAGGGCTGCGCCATGTGCATGCAAACCGGCTTCAAGGGCAGGACCGGCATTTTCGAGGTTTTGAAAAACGACGAGGCCATTCAGGATTTGATTTCCAGGCGGGATTCGTCCCAGGAAATCGCCCGGTCGGCCAGGTCCGCGGGCAAGATGCGTTTTTTAAAGGAAGACGCCCTGGACAAGGTGTTTGCAGGAAGAACCACCCTGGAAGAAGCGGCCTCTGCAGTTATGACTTAA
- a CDS encoding type II secretion system F family protein, giving the protein MATYNYTAMNEVGTKVSGTLEAETSDGARRILSSRGFIPTKVTKTRGEEKAQKESLGDRLSRVGSRDIILFTKQFATMLRAGIPIIDLFQVAESQTENPKLKRVIAQISKDIQEGASLHQAMKKHPSVFSPLYLSMMRAGETSGALPQILERLIYIIDHEEKVKKDIRGAMIYPALVTIVLTGAFFLLEIKVVPVFAKMFSRANIELPLPTKICINIYTFLATYWPFLIGAFALLAVALYFYLRTEQGKYTFNKIVLQLPIFGDLFTKAAMSRFASIFAILQSSGVTVLDSFTILSGTIGSAAMSRQFDGIRQRLEQGRGISEPLREAEFFTPMVINMVAIGEESGNLEEMLQVISDHYDDEVEYAVKALSEAIVPILTIALAAVVGFFALAIFLPMWDMTKMVKR; this is encoded by the coding sequence ATGGCGACATACAATTACACGGCGATGAATGAAGTGGGAACCAAGGTGTCAGGCACGCTGGAGGCGGAGACCTCCGACGGCGCCCGGCGGATTTTGAGCTCCCGAGGCTTCATTCCCACCAAGGTCACCAAAACCCGTGGAGAGGAGAAAGCGCAAAAGGAAAGCCTGGGCGACAGGCTGAGCAGGGTGGGGTCTCGGGACATCATCCTGTTCACCAAGCAATTCGCCACCATGCTGAGGGCGGGCATTCCCATCATTGATCTTTTTCAGGTTGCGGAGTCGCAAACCGAAAATCCCAAGCTAAAAAGGGTTATCGCGCAGATTTCCAAGGACATCCAGGAGGGCGCCAGCCTCCATCAGGCCATGAAAAAGCATCCCTCCGTGTTTTCTCCCTTGTACTTGAGCATGATGCGCGCCGGCGAAACCAGCGGGGCTCTGCCCCAGATTTTGGAGCGCTTGATATACATCATCGACCATGAGGAAAAGGTCAAAAAGGACATCCGGGGCGCCATGATTTATCCGGCGCTGGTAACCATTGTTCTAACGGGGGCCTTCTTTCTTTTGGAAATCAAGGTGGTGCCTGTTTTTGCCAAAATGTTCAGTAGGGCGAATATCGAATTACCCTTGCCCACAAAAATTTGTATAAACATATACACTTTTTTAGCCACGTATTGGCCTTTTTTAATCGGCGCTTTTGCCTTGCTGGCGGTAGCCTTGTATTTCTACTTAAGGACCGAGCAAGGGAAATATACTTTTAATAAAATTGTACTCCAACTGCCTATCTTCGGAGACTTGTTCACAAAAGCGGCCATGTCGCGGTTTGCGAGCATCTTCGCTATATTGCAGTCCAGCGGGGTGACCGTATTGGATTCGTTCACTATCTTGTCCGGAACCATTGGGAGTGCAGCCATGTCCCGGCAGTTTGACGGCATCCGTCAAAGGTTGGAACAGGGGCGGGGCATCTCGGAGCCGCTAAGGGAGGCAGAGTTCTTCACCCCCATGGTCATTAATATGGTGGCCATTGGCGAAGAGTCAGGAAACCTGGAGGAGATGCTTCAAGTGATTTCCGACCACTACGACGATGAGGTGGAGTACGCTGTAAAGGCCCTGTCAGAAGCCATTGTACCAATTTTGACAATAGCATTAGCAGCGGTTGTCGGTTTTTTTGCCTTAGCCATTTTTTTGCCTATGTGGGATATGACAAAGATGGTGAAAAGATAG